One part of the Fusibacter sp. A1 genome encodes these proteins:
- a CDS encoding diguanylate cyclase, translating into MGLSQQEIGILSNELNMAMSTNPIKAYELVEDLLGSVEAQDDLDFYFELLLKKANIELTLSHYSQSLNSINHLIAMCYDHENYTMLCKAFNSKGNALAELGVTDRALNAYMKTMRLGEEHKVELVMSVGANNIGELYNDLGDIDSAYHYYELAYKHLDETTSNRNLYHRLKSIILINLGEIEAMRKAYEKAMDYCNQVYELSNRENVDLELSHVKYVEMIVHFGRGEYELMDARYKESIEICQQLEDNRNLIRTIIYYSKLKGQLGADLTEIIEILEFARSLSLKEGNLIPRMELHVELAKAYDLIGDQEKSIEYFKAYQTLEKEHSKQINLQQINAMQIRFEIEESLEERAVVKQKNEELRLKSDELVAKKNQLEQAYTRIQLISKIGQQITSTLDLSEIMFSVFNSLRSHMPIDAFIMVMLNDEGTHLVNLTTFEEGQLESDICISIEDPNSLLAKVYRESSLVRSGDVALEMPEFSEKMLVTNEIAVQSLICVPLRYNDNVIGVCSVQCYEKDGYDEDQFDLINALSAYLAIAINNAKKSKKLEQEITTRLKAQRELERLNAELKNISEIDGLTKVPNRRRFEDVFEQLFEIAMIKKTEIHLMMIDIDYFKMFNDHYGHLKGDEVLIAVAQKLNKAFRFSGRLFARYGGEEFVAVMTDITSEEAYVLAQELRTAISELGIINEMTTTGFLTISIGLATIVPKENDERRMLILFADECLYEAKNKGRNRVEVHNYKSKENA; encoded by the coding sequence ATGGGACTAAGCCAACAAGAGATAGGAATACTTAGCAATGAGCTGAATATGGCAATGTCGACGAACCCTATTAAGGCCTATGAGCTGGTGGAGGACCTGTTAGGAAGTGTTGAAGCGCAGGACGACCTCGACTTCTATTTTGAGTTGCTTTTAAAAAAAGCAAACATAGAACTCACATTAAGCCATTACAGCCAGTCGCTAAATTCAATCAATCATCTGATTGCCATGTGTTATGATCATGAAAACTATACCATGCTATGTAAAGCGTTCAATTCAAAAGGTAACGCACTTGCCGAGCTTGGTGTCACGGATAGGGCGCTCAACGCCTATATGAAGACCATGCGACTGGGTGAGGAGCATAAGGTGGAGCTTGTGATGAGTGTCGGTGCCAATAACATCGGTGAACTCTACAACGACCTTGGCGATATCGACAGCGCATACCATTATTACGAGCTTGCCTACAAGCATCTGGATGAAACCACATCCAATCGCAACCTATACCACAGGCTCAAGTCGATCATCCTGATCAACCTAGGTGAAATCGAGGCGATGAGAAAAGCCTATGAAAAGGCGATGGACTACTGCAATCAAGTGTACGAGCTCTCCAATCGGGAGAATGTCGATCTGGAACTCTCGCATGTGAAATACGTGGAGATGATCGTTCACTTCGGTAGAGGTGAGTACGAGTTGATGGATGCCAGGTATAAGGAATCCATCGAGATCTGCCAGCAGTTGGAGGACAACAGGAACTTGATCAGGACCATCATCTACTATTCCAAGCTGAAGGGACAGCTGGGCGCGGACCTGACCGAAATCATCGAAATTCTTGAGTTCGCAAGGAGTCTGTCGTTGAAGGAAGGTAATTTGATTCCACGTATGGAACTGCATGTGGAGCTTGCAAAGGCATATGATCTGATAGGGGATCAAGAAAAGTCCATAGAGTACTTCAAGGCGTATCAGACGCTTGAGAAGGAACATAGCAAGCAGATCAATCTTCAACAGATCAATGCGATGCAGATCAGGTTTGAAATCGAGGAGTCTTTGGAAGAAAGAGCGGTGGTCAAACAGAAGAATGAAGAGCTAAGACTAAAGTCTGATGAGCTTGTGGCAAAAAAGAACCAACTGGAACAAGCGTATACACGCATTCAGCTGATCAGTAAGATCGGTCAGCAGATCACATCCACACTGGACCTTTCAGAGATCATGTTTTCGGTGTTCAACAGTTTGAGATCGCATATGCCTATCGACGCCTTTATCATGGTGATGCTCAACGATGAGGGCACGCATCTTGTGAACCTGACCACTTTTGAAGAAGGTCAACTCGAGTCGGATATTTGCATTTCGATAGAGGATCCCAATAGCCTTTTGGCAAAAGTCTATCGTGAGTCGTCGCTGGTAAGGTCTGGTGATGTCGCTTTAGAAATGCCTGAGTTTAGCGAGAAGATGCTTGTGACAAACGAGATTGCCGTACAATCACTGATTTGTGTGCCGCTACGTTATAATGACAATGTCATAGGTGTGTGTTCTGTGCAGTGTTATGAAAAGGATGGTTATGATGAGGACCAGTTCGATTTGATAAACGCCCTAAGCGCTTATCTTGCCATCGCGATAAACAATGCGAAAAAGTCGAAAAAACTGGAACAGGAAATCACAACGAGGCTTAAGGCCCAAAGGGAGCTCGAGAGGTTAAACGCAGAGCTAAAGAACATTTCTGAGATAGACGGTCTGACAAAGGTGCCTAACAGAAGGCGGTTTGAAGATGTCTTTGAGCAGCTCTTTGAAATCGCGATGATTAAAAAGACAGAAATCCATCTGATGATGATTGATATAGACTACTTTAAAATGTTTAACGACCATTATGGACATTTAAAGGGTGACGAAGTATTGATAGCGGTCGCGCAAAAGCTAAACAAGGCGTTTAGGTTTAGCGGACGTCTGTTTGCCAGATATGGTGGAGAGGAGTTTGTGGCTGTGATGACGGACATCACCTCAGAGGAGGCGTATGTTCTCGCTCAGGAACTGAGGACAGCCATTTCTGAGCTTGGAATCATCAATGAAATGACGACGACAGGTTTTCTGACGATCAGTATCGGACTTGCGACCATCGTACCCAAAGAAAACGACGAACGCAGAATGCTCATCCTTTTTGCAGACGAATGCCTGTATGAAGCGAAGAACAAAGGCAGAAACCGTGTGGAAGTACATAACTATAAGAGTAAAGAGAATGCATAG
- a CDS encoding BREX system ATP-binding domain-containing protein: MTQTDALVLLNAFRMGVVPGPILSGTIDRKKITDRLRLFIEELENNKTNALLIKGEYGSGKSHTLSHFRYEAVKRGFVVSQITIDQGFKLNRLDELYHEIMHNLYATDGSNMASFEDMFGIWIDNLRHSPDRSLASHQIKFVIDEMNRHHDSFSRAFLGYIRASLVNDTEKAHVCAAWLRGDKNIPAAAKRDFGIVGTIDQNNAFHFIKAFSHLVTLLGHKGLILMIDELDLIRSLRADSRTSTYATLREIIDSQFGGALGNFGVILAGTPEFYMDPSTGVASHIPLAQRFGLVEGMKNHQEQLFDIASLTTDDLYLISENIMSIYQVAYAQMEMPTFENACHLVLMEMKKSKLAFSSITIRMFIQQFISLLDEMRKHPHQKIYQSNLTFELTENGEMRFKNRL; the protein is encoded by the coding sequence AAATCACCGACAGGTTGAGACTTTTTATCGAGGAACTGGAAAACAATAAGACAAACGCACTTCTGATAAAAGGTGAATACGGCAGCGGTAAAAGTCATACGCTCAGTCACTTTAGGTATGAGGCCGTCAAACGTGGTTTTGTCGTTTCTCAAATCACGATCGATCAGGGATTCAAGTTAAACCGCCTGGATGAGCTATACCATGAAATCATGCACAACCTATATGCCACAGACGGTTCAAACATGGCCTCATTCGAAGACATGTTCGGCATTTGGATCGATAATTTAAGGCACTCACCGGACCGGAGCCTTGCAAGCCATCAGATCAAATTCGTCATCGATGAGATGAACAGGCATCACGATTCCTTCAGCAGGGCCTTTTTAGGCTATATCAGGGCATCCCTTGTAAACGACACCGAAAAGGCTCACGTATGCGCAGCCTGGCTTCGTGGTGATAAGAATATTCCCGCAGCTGCAAAACGCGATTTTGGAATCGTCGGGACAATCGATCAGAACAACGCCTTTCACTTTATCAAGGCTTTCTCACATCTTGTGACACTACTCGGCCATAAGGGACTCATACTTATGATCGACGAGCTGGACCTGATCCGCAGCTTAAGGGCGGACAGCAGAACGTCGACCTATGCGACCCTAAGAGAAATCATCGATTCGCAATTTGGAGGAGCACTTGGAAATTTCGGGGTCATCCTTGCCGGAACTCCAGAGTTTTACATGGATCCCTCAACAGGAGTTGCAAGCCATATTCCCCTTGCCCAGCGTTTCGGCCTTGTAGAAGGTATGAAAAACCATCAGGAGCAACTCTTTGATATCGCATCTCTGACAACCGATGACTTATACCTGATCAGTGAGAACATCATGAGTATCTACCAGGTCGCCTACGCTCAGATGGAGATGCCTACCTTCGAAAACGCCTGCCATTTGGTCCTTATGGAGATGAAAAAAAGTAAGCTCGCCTTTTCTTCCATCACCATCCGAATGTTCATCCAGCAATTCATCTCGCTCCTTGACGAGATGAGAAAACACCCTCACCAGAAAATCTATCAGTCTAACCTGACGTTTGAGCTGACTGAAAACGGTGAGATGCGGTTTAAAAATAGATTATAG